Proteins co-encoded in one Pleurodeles waltl isolate 20211129_DDA chromosome 2_2, aPleWal1.hap1.20221129, whole genome shotgun sequence genomic window:
- the FSBP gene encoding fibrinogen silencer-binding protein has protein sequence MVGKARSSNFTISEKLDLLKLVKPYVSVLEEHTNKHSVIVEKNKCWEIVSDKYNAIAADRPARTAQGLRTLYKRLKEYAKQELLQYQKTQLDYETSVSDPTKILVEMIPQITNVCFLSDLKPSGLSKGDSDAGTSSQQDTLDHQASVFAISVEQEEEEEEDVKPPPSFTLESLAAEELQETEDQDLMRELGRSPSPSPSSVDMRISLTPSPIPMRANFFRHQPGERFRQVCGCDPQALQMLREEHHTTLKNQRKMGLYIQEKRVGLKRRQQLEEELLKAKIKVEMLRAMRLQRDLPEYNSF, from the exons ATGGTGGGAAAGGCTCGATCCTCGAATTTTACCATTTCTGAGAAGCTTGATTTGCTAAAGCTTGTGAAgccatatgtcagtgttttggaagAGCACACCAACAAGCACTCAGTGATAGTGGAGAAAAACAAATGCTGGGAAATTGTATCAGATAAGTATAATGCCATTGCGGCGGATCGCCCTGCGCGCACTGCGCAAGGCCTGCGCACTCTCTACAAGCGCCTCAAGGAGTATGCCAAGCAGGAACTGCTCCAGTACCAGAAAACCCAGCTGGATTATGAAACcagtgtctctgaccccaccaagatCCTCGTGGAGATGATCCCGCAGATCACCAACGTGTGCTTCCTCAGTGACCTCAAGCCAAG TGGACTCTCGAAGGGGGATTCGGACGCCGGCACCAGTTCTCAGCAGGATACCCTGGATCATCAAGCATCAGTTTTCGCCATCTCGGTCgaacaagaggaggaggaggaggaggatgtcaaGCCTCCACCATCCTTCACCCTGGAGTCCCTCGCCGCCGAAGAGCTGCAAGAGACGGAGGACCAGGACTTGATGCGTGAACTAGGGCGGTCTCCCTCTCCATCACCGTCCTCTGTCGATATGAGAATTTCATTGACTCCATCTCCGATCCCAATGAGGGCAAATTTTTTTAGGCACCAACCTGGTGAACGGTTTCGGCAGGTTTGTGGGTGTGATCCGCAGGCTTTGCAAATGCTTAGAGAAGAGCATCATACCACACTAAAAAATCAGCGAAAAATGGGGCTTTACATCCAGGAAAAGCGCGTTGGATTAAAAAGACGGCAGCAGCTGGAGGAAGAGCTGCTAAAAGCAAAGATCAAGGTGGAAATGCTGAGGGCCATGCGACTCCAACGCGATCTACCAGAGTACAACAGCTTCTAG